GGGCGACTTGTCGCGGCGAAGTTCGAAGAGCGAAGACGGAAGCTGCAAAGAGAATCACGGCGCCCTTCGGGCGCTACGGGATCGCTTCGCATAGTTTCAGCTCGCGATGACAGAGGGGGTGCGCACGATGACGCCGCTGTGTCATTGCGAGGAGCATCGAGGCAGACGAGAGTGACGCGGCAATCCCGGGCGACTTGTCGCGGCGAAGTTCGAAGAGCGAAGACGGAAGCTGCAAAGAGAATTCAGCTTCGCGAAACTTTGTTAACTTGCGGTCCTTTGCGGCAGCGCCTGAGAGTGGCGCCCTCCGCGGCCCTCTGCGATAAAACCTGTGCTTTAGAGCTGTAACGCAGAGTTACGCAAAGGCGGCCAACCCCGGCCGCGCCGCGGAGAACCGCAGAGAAAGGCTTGGGTTTAGTCAAAACCTGATCCATTATTTTACTTTGCGCGGCCCTTTGCGGCAGCGCCTGAGAGTGGCGCCCTCCGCCTGTCCTGAGCTTAGTCGAAGGGAGCCTATCGAGGGGAGCTTGCGGCTGCACTGTGGTATAATAATCAGGGTCTGGGATCTGGGGTCTAGCTATTTTACCCCGTTAAACATTGAACATTGAACATTGAACGTTGAACACTGGAACACGTTCCAGGTTCAGCGGTTTTTCTAAATTATTTCATCCAGAGAAATATTGGACCTGATTGTGATCCTTTTCAGTTTCCTTAACGCCGTCGCTTCGATCTGGCGGATCCGCTCTCTCGTCACACCGTAGTTCTGCCCGATAGCCTCCAGGGTCTTCGGTTCCCCGTCGTCCAACCCGAAACGCATGATAATGATATCTTTTTCGTTTTTATTAAGCTCGTCCAGCCACCCATAAATTAATGCGACCCTCTTTTCATCCTCGACCATCTGCGAGGGGGGAACCGTGTTTCTGTCCTCGATAAGATCAATCAATTCCTGTTTGTCTTCAATACCGACAGGGGTGTCGATGGAGGATGTTCGCCTGACTAACTGAAGGATGTTATGGACCTTGGAAAGGGGCATATCAAGATGCTCGGATATGTCCTCCGGGGAAGGATCCCTGCCTAATTTCCGGACAAGTTGGCGCTCCGCCTTCAGGACCTTGTTGATGGCCTCCGACACGTGCACAGGCAGCCTGATAATCCGCGCCTGATTGACGATCGCCCTCTCAACCGCCTGACGAATCCACCATGTGGCGTATGTGCTGAACCTGA
This is a stretch of genomic DNA from Deltaproteobacteria bacterium. It encodes these proteins:
- a CDS encoding sigma-70 family RNA polymerase sigma factor: MGGKKDESISGDPANKSKPLRKTLDVSKDPIRIYLQEIRRTKLLRPEEELELAKRVSQFDDEARREMIECNLRLVVNIAKRYIHRGLPLLDLIDEGNLGLIRAVEKFDYRKGFRFSTYATWWIRQAVERAIVNQARIIRLPVHVSEAINKVLKAERQLVRKLGRDPSPEDISEHLDMPLSKVHNILQLVRRTSSIDTPVGIEDKQELIDLIEDRNTVPPSQMVEDEKRVALIYGWLDELNKNEKDIIIMRFGLDDGEPKTLEAIGQNYGVTRERIRQIEATALRKLKRITIRSNISLDEII